From Dehalococcoidia bacterium, one genomic window encodes:
- a CDS encoding radical SAM protein, with amino-acid sequence MPPQLGLLSGFAAGLISLANYVVARLPAVHVEIIDLSEQSLDSVSCILDKTLSQTQRDRVFVGITATTASYQSALKISQILKNRHPKTCVVLGGHHASADYKTILARHNDIIDLIVVGEGERPLCELIEKYPAIDTVSSLAFCLNGEVHRTQTADQLTQAELDSIPITYGDNGLIGTPGKFDHVTYVSARGCPLQCAFCAVGNDRIRAKSIPAVIRDIDALLEMGFSRIAIEDNFFAHSPKRTRDLCSALAAVKERRNGAFAWDCQTRVESLVRTGTIGLMAKAGCDAVYIGVESFNPDHLAYLNKTAQPDKYLRQLMNQVIPSLLAAGVDCYLNMQFGIPGETTEHQRHTLSVLERLGSLAVNHDRRITIFPQLHVVYPGTVHSLSGVREGRFAEDVFESFTEWESRELPILFWLGEHFAHGTGGIPEGIIKSELLRAGHFEIDSNAVFSILDTLRTIEGIPGLGVFHYGKYLVPKPAREQGCLVC; translated from the coding sequence ATGCCACCCCAGCTCGGACTGCTGAGCGGCTTCGCCGCTGGATTGATCAGCCTTGCCAACTATGTCGTGGCACGACTGCCTGCGGTGCACGTCGAGATAATCGACCTCAGTGAGCAATCTCTTGACAGCGTGAGTTGCATTCTTGATAAAACCTTATCTCAGACCCAGCGAGATAGGGTTTTTGTCGGTATCACAGCGACCACAGCGAGCTACCAATCGGCTCTGAAAATCTCCCAAATACTCAAGAATCGGCATCCGAAAACATGTGTCGTCCTCGGCGGGCACCATGCGAGTGCTGATTACAAAACTATCCTCGCTCGACACAACGACATAATTGATCTTATCGTTGTGGGAGAAGGCGAACGACCTCTCTGCGAGTTGATAGAGAAATATCCCGCTATCGATACTGTCTCAAGCTTAGCGTTTTGCCTGAATGGAGAAGTCCACCGTACACAGACTGCGGACCAACTGACACAGGCTGAGTTAGATTCGATTCCCATCACTTACGGAGACAACGGGCTGATAGGTACGCCCGGGAAGTTTGATCACGTTACCTACGTATCCGCCCGAGGCTGCCCTCTCCAATGCGCTTTCTGCGCTGTTGGCAATGACCGCATACGAGCAAAGAGCATTCCGGCCGTTATCCGTGACATTGACGCCTTGCTCGAAATGGGCTTCTCGAGAATTGCCATTGAGGATAATTTTTTCGCGCACTCTCCCAAAAGGACTCGGGACCTTTGCTCGGCTCTTGCCGCTGTTAAGGAGAGACGTAACGGAGCCTTCGCTTGGGATTGCCAGACTCGCGTGGAATCCCTCGTACGGACCGGCACTATTGGCCTCATGGCTAAAGCGGGTTGCGATGCCGTGTACATTGGAGTCGAGTCTTTTAACCCAGACCACCTTGCATACCTCAATAAGACTGCCCAACCAGATAAGTATCTGCGTCAGTTAATGAATCAGGTTATCCCATCGCTTTTAGCGGCTGGAGTTGACTGCTACCTAAACATGCAGTTTGGAATCCCAGGGGAAACAACTGAGCATCAACGCCATACCCTAAGCGTCCTCGAACGCCTCGGTTCTCTGGCTGTCAATCATGACAGACGCATCACGATATTCCCTCAACTACATGTCGTTTACCCTGGGACGGTGCACTCCCTGAGCGGTGTTAGGGAAGGCAGATTCGCGGAAGACGTTTTTGAATCGTTCACGGAATGGGAAAGCCGAGAGCTACCGATATTATTCTGGCTTGGAGAACACTTCGCACACGGTACTGGAGGCATTCCAGAGGGAATAATAAAAAGTGAACTACTCCGTGCGGGCCATTTCGAGATAGATAGCAACGCCGTTTTTAGCATTCTGGACACCTTGAGGACGATAGAAGGAATCCCCGGATTGGGCGTTTTTCATTACGGGAAATACCTCGTGCCGAAACCTGCCCGTGAGCAAGGGTGCTTAGTTTGTTAG
- a CDS encoding ATP-binding protein, with amino-acid sequence MKELIFISSVQKELADERKVLRDFILGNRLFSRYFDVFLFEDLPAKDRRPDNLYLDKVDECSIFLALYAKEYGWEDPKDGISPTEREFNLATDLSKHRLIFLRNVGNGKLHPKMEALTTKAKNQLTYKRFSSSADLTSLVYNSLIEYLEDRCIIQNKPFDAAVCPGATLSDVSTEKIRWFLRTARQERNLNLSTTASPEQTLTHLKILEDGKLSNAAVLLFSRDPQKCATSAVVKCALFHGLEVAKPIPSHQVFEGTLFDQVDSAVDFVMGKLDRTVGTRKSGARAPVKYEVPKEAVAEIIVNAVAHRDYTSSASVQVFVFSDRIEVSNPGRLPKGLTPEHLTKPHSSEPANPLIARPLYLAHYIESLGTGTLDVIRLFHEANLPAPEFAQRGNQFVVTLWRDWLTEDALNKLDITDRQREAVQHVKKAGKITNSEYQDLVGVARKTAARDLDGLVEKGVLDRIGAKRGAHYVLAGRK; translated from the coding sequence ATGAAGGAACTGATCTTTATTAGTAGCGTGCAGAAAGAGCTTGCCGATGAGCGCAAGGTTCTCAGGGACTTCATCCTGGGGAATCGCCTTTTTTCGCGCTATTTTGATGTGTTCCTATTTGAAGATCTGCCTGCCAAAGATCGCCGTCCAGACAATCTGTATCTCGACAAGGTCGATGAATGCTCCATATTTCTGGCCTTGTATGCCAAGGAATACGGTTGGGAGGACCCGAAGGATGGCATCTCTCCGACCGAACGAGAGTTCAACCTCGCAACCGACCTGTCAAAGCATCGGTTGATATTTCTGAGAAACGTAGGAAATGGAAAGCTACATCCCAAGATGGAGGCTCTGACCACCAAGGCCAAGAACCAACTGACATATAAGCGATTTTCCAGCTCGGCAGATCTTACTTCACTCGTTTACAACAGCCTTATCGAATACCTTGAGGACCGATGCATCATTCAGAACAAGCCTTTTGATGCTGCCGTGTGTCCTGGTGCCACACTCAGCGATGTGTCGACTGAGAAAATCAGATGGTTCTTGAGGACGGCTCGGCAGGAGCGGAACCTAAACCTGTCGACGACGGCATCGCCGGAGCAAACGCTGACCCACTTGAAGATATTAGAGGATGGCAAGCTCTCGAACGCTGCCGTGCTGCTATTTTCACGCGACCCCCAGAAATGTGCAACTTCAGCGGTCGTCAAGTGCGCCCTTTTTCATGGGTTGGAAGTAGCTAAACCGATTCCGTCTCATCAGGTATTTGAAGGAACTCTTTTCGACCAAGTAGACAGCGCGGTGGATTTCGTAATGGGAAAACTCGACAGAACTGTCGGCACACGTAAATCCGGAGCCCGAGCGCCTGTCAAATACGAGGTGCCGAAAGAGGCTGTCGCGGAAATCATCGTCAACGCCGTGGCTCACCGCGATTACACGTCAAGCGCATCCGTGCAGGTTTTCGTCTTTTCCGACCGGATTGAGGTCTCCAATCCCGGTCGCTTGCCAAAGGGGCTGACTCCAGAACACCTGACGAAACCCCACTCATCAGAGCCCGCAAACCCGCTCATCGCACGGCCGCTTTACCTGGCCCATTATATCGAAAGTCTGGGTACTGGCACTTTGGATGTAATCCGGCTTTTCCATGAAGCAAACCTGCCCGCTCCCGAGTTTGCACAGCGTGGAAATCAGTTTGTCGTGACCCTTTGGCGCGACTGGCTGACCGAAGATGCCCTTAACAAGCTCGACATAACTGACCGCCAGAGGGAAGCTGTTCAGCATGTCAAGAAAGCGGGCAAGATAACGAATTCGGAATATCAGGACCTGGTGGGGGTTGCCCGGAAAACAGCCGCGAGAGACCTCGACGGACTCGTGGAGAAAGGTGTTCTGGATCGGATTGGCGCGAAACGAGGCGCGCACTATGTGCTGGCAGGCCGGAAGTGA
- a CDS encoding DEAD/DEAH box helicase family protein, which translates to MTNEEIARFFNDTRAFIQGNPDLRDPQVEGWFRTRQHFRNSSEHAILQIPVGCGKTGLMALLPFETAQGRVLVIAPNLEIRRGISTAFDVAGRECFWTSTRVLTDVSHGPFTAVLDGQDANIHDCENSHIVVTNIQQLASRADRWLPAFPDDFFDLVLVDEGHHNVARSWERVFERFPNAKVVSLTATPFRGDGREISGERVYAYPFRTAMVRGYIKQITAVNVAPQEISFTYRGDARQHTLEEVLQLRDEEWFSRGVALAPECNRSIVDASIQWLQHLRETGTFHQMIAVACSVDHSRQVRSLYAERGLQAREIHSNMPADEIEDVLQDLRRGRIDCIVQVRMLGEGFDHPNLSVAAIFQPFRSLSPYVQFIGRVMRVIHQNNPQHPDNRGVAVSHVGLNIDRHWDDFRRIDQEDQNLIQGWLEAGDERPPADEPGRRRRLTPDMVVQNEIISHFIEQEYLDPMDDAVIDDLVEEFRRRGLDPEALGLSRENLRQRLIQARTRENMEPREIPVTPQRRRQEARRRLNERSRALASRILNALGASINGRNIVMAYPELRSANNYAAVIMIVNGAVNERLESEGGTRGEIPLERLEEVLDQIDQIGDSVQAQIQERLSRR; encoded by the coding sequence ATGACAAATGAAGAAATAGCACGGTTTTTCAACGATACCCGAGCGTTTATCCAGGGCAACCCTGACCTGCGCGATCCCCAGGTCGAGGGATGGTTTCGCACGCGCCAACATTTCCGGAACAGCTCTGAACACGCCATCCTCCAGATTCCGGTGGGCTGCGGCAAGACCGGCCTCATGGCCCTGTTGCCTTTTGAGACCGCCCAGGGTCGGGTCCTGGTGATCGCGCCGAACCTTGAGATTCGACGAGGCATCTCCACGGCGTTCGACGTCGCTGGGCGCGAGTGCTTTTGGACCTCCACGCGCGTGTTGACCGACGTGAGTCATGGTCCCTTCACGGCCGTCTTGGATGGCCAGGACGCAAACATCCACGACTGCGAGAACTCGCATATCGTGGTTACCAACATCCAGCAATTGGCCAGCCGGGCGGACCGCTGGCTTCCCGCCTTCCCGGATGATTTTTTCGACCTGGTCCTGGTCGACGAGGGGCACCACAACGTGGCCAGAAGTTGGGAACGCGTCTTTGAGCGGTTCCCCAACGCCAAGGTCGTAAGCCTCACTGCCACCCCCTTCAGAGGCGACGGACGCGAGATCTCTGGCGAGCGGGTTTATGCCTATCCATTCCGGACCGCCATGGTGCGTGGGTATATCAAGCAGATCACCGCCGTGAACGTCGCGCCCCAGGAGATCTCCTTCACCTATCGCGGGGATGCCAGGCAGCACACCCTCGAGGAGGTCCTTCAACTCCGGGACGAGGAATGGTTCAGTCGGGGCGTGGCTCTCGCGCCCGAGTGCAACCGGTCAATCGTTGACGCCAGCATCCAGTGGCTTCAGCATCTCCGGGAAACCGGGACCTTTCATCAAATGATCGCCGTTGCCTGTTCGGTGGACCACTCCCGCCAGGTGCGTTCCCTTTACGCGGAGCGTGGCCTGCAAGCGCGTGAAATCCACAGTAACATGCCGGCGGACGAGATTGAGGACGTGCTCCAAGACCTCCGGCGCGGCCGGATCGATTGCATCGTCCAGGTCCGGATGCTCGGCGAGGGGTTTGACCACCCCAACCTGAGCGTGGCCGCGATCTTCCAGCCCTTCCGCTCGCTGTCGCCCTATGTCCAGTTCATCGGCAGGGTCATGCGGGTGATCCACCAGAACAATCCCCAGCACCCGGACAACCGTGGCGTGGCGGTCTCCCATGTGGGACTGAACATCGACCGCCATTGGGATGATTTCAGGAGGATCGATCAGGAAGACCAGAACCTTATTCAAGGTTGGCTTGAAGCGGGTGACGAGCGTCCTCCGGCCGATGAACCCGGCCGACGGCGACGCCTGACGCCGGACATGGTGGTTCAAAACGAGATCATCAGCCACTTCATCGAGCAGGAATACCTCGACCCGATGGATGACGCGGTGATCGACGACCTCGTCGAGGAGTTCCGGAGACGCGGTCTCGATCCCGAGGCCCTTGGGTTGTCCCGCGAAAACCTCCGCCAGCGCCTCATCCAGGCCCGGACCAGAGAGAACATGGAGCCCCGGGAGATACCGGTCACGCCCCAGCGTCGTCGCCAGGAAGCCCGCCGAAGGCTCAATGAACGTTCCCGGGCCCTGGCCAGCAGGATTCTGAACGCTCTCGGCGCGTCCATCAACGGGCGCAACATCGTGATGGCCTACCCCGAACTGCGAAGCGCCAACAACTACGCGGCTGTCATCATGATCGTGAACGGGGCCGTCAACGAGCGGCTCGAATCCGAAGGGGGCACCCGCGGAGAGATTCCGCTGGAGCGGTTGGAAGAGGTCCTGGACCAGATTGACCAGATCGGGGACTCCGTCCAGGCCCAAATCCAGGAGCGCCTTTCAAGGAGATGA
- a CDS encoding type I restriction endonuclease, with the protein MPGQHTEYAFETAIEHHLTAAGGYEKGDREAFDPVRALFPADLIAFIQATQPKEWEYLSNLQKEKAEDILLDDLCRALNSDHEGCLSVLRHGFKCFGKLFRVAYFAPASRMNPDTQKLYTANRLTVTRQLRYSAKHGNTLDVTLALNGIPVSTLELKNPMTAQTWRHAITQYKNDRDPADPIFQFKKRTLVHFAVDTDKVYMATRLSGRSTYFLPFNKGCGGGAGNPENPGSYKTAYLWEEVLERHSFLDILARFIHLQIEEKQLGGKKVKRETMIFPRYHQLDCVRKLVADARGRGTGTNYLVQHSAGSGKSNSIAWLAHRLASLYTEKDEKVFDSIIVVTDRVVLDQQLQNTIYQFEHKQGVVQKIDINSTQLAEALGSGVPVVITTLQKFPFVTEKMGDLPMRRYAVVVDEAHSSQGGETATELKGVLAGAAIKEEARAKAEEEGLPDYEEEILKTMAKRGHQPNISFFAFTATPKYRTLEVFGTLGADGKPQPFHLYSMRQAIDEGFILDVLQNYTTYKTYYRLIKSIEDDPKVDKRKAARALARFMSLHPHNIAQKTEVMVEHFRHFTMHKIGGKAKAMVVTSSRLHAVKYKQAFDKYISEKGYTGIKTLVAFSGTVIDPDAPGVEYTEVGMNKGIREKELPERFGTEEYQVLLVAEKYQTGFDQPLLHTMYVDKRLAGIQAVQTLSRLNRTHPGKEDTFVLDFVNEPEEILKAFQPYYEQTIIGERAEPKQLYELQAKLDGHQVYYKAEVEEFCKVFYKPRQNQTPADHARMNACIDPAVNRYNGLEEEVREEFRKTLVAFRNLYSFMSQVIPFQDSDLEKLYSYVRFLLTKLPRDNRGPIYNFDDDVALKFYRLQKIGEGSIVMEPGARYEVSGPTSVGTGVARGDEIELSKLIDLLNERFGTEFKPGDQLFFESIREDAVADSSLRQAALANTMENFGYVFRKALEGLFIDRMEQNEEITAKFMNEDQFREAVSQHLLKEVYEKIREEAEAANDK; encoded by the coding sequence ATGCCGGGTCAACACACCGAATACGCCTTTGAAACCGCCATCGAACACCACTTGACCGCGGCAGGCGGCTACGAGAAAGGCGACCGGGAAGCGTTCGACCCGGTCCGGGCCCTGTTTCCTGCCGATTTGATCGCCTTTATCCAGGCAACTCAGCCCAAAGAATGGGAGTACCTTTCGAACCTCCAAAAGGAGAAAGCCGAAGACATTCTGCTGGACGACCTCTGCCGAGCGCTCAATTCCGACCACGAGGGATGTCTCTCCGTCCTGCGACACGGGTTCAAATGCTTTGGAAAGCTGTTTCGCGTGGCCTACTTCGCCCCGGCGAGCAGGATGAACCCGGATACTCAGAAGCTTTATACGGCCAATCGGCTCACGGTGACCCGTCAGCTTCGCTACTCCGCCAAGCATGGCAATACCCTCGATGTGACCCTGGCCTTGAATGGCATCCCTGTCTCCACGCTGGAGCTCAAGAACCCCATGACCGCTCAGACTTGGCGGCATGCGATCACACAGTACAAGAATGACCGCGACCCGGCGGACCCGATCTTCCAGTTCAAGAAGCGCACGCTGGTTCATTTCGCCGTGGACACAGACAAAGTTTACATGGCCACACGGCTTTCCGGTCGCAGCACCTATTTTCTCCCTTTCAACAAGGGCTGCGGAGGCGGCGCAGGCAACCCGGAGAATCCTGGTAGCTATAAAACCGCCTACCTCTGGGAAGAGGTCCTGGAGCGGCACAGCTTTCTCGACATCCTGGCGAGGTTCATTCATCTCCAGATCGAGGAGAAGCAGCTCGGCGGTAAAAAAGTGAAGCGGGAGACGATGATTTTCCCGCGCTACCACCAGCTCGATTGTGTGCGGAAACTCGTGGCGGACGCACGCGGACGAGGCACCGGAACGAATTACCTCGTTCAGCACTCCGCCGGCAGCGGCAAGTCCAACTCCATTGCCTGGCTGGCTCATCGGCTCGCCAGCCTCTACACCGAAAAAGACGAAAAGGTCTTCGACTCGATCATCGTGGTTACCGACCGGGTAGTCCTCGACCAGCAGCTCCAGAACACCATCTATCAGTTCGAGCACAAGCAGGGCGTGGTCCAGAAGATCGACATCAACTCGACCCAGTTGGCAGAGGCCCTCGGGTCTGGTGTGCCGGTGGTGATCACGACGCTCCAGAAGTTCCCTTTTGTCACCGAGAAGATGGGAGATTTGCCCATGCGCCGGTACGCGGTGGTGGTTGATGAGGCGCACAGTTCGCAGGGCGGCGAGACGGCGACCGAACTTAAGGGTGTGCTCGCCGGAGCGGCCATCAAGGAAGAGGCCAGAGCGAAGGCCGAGGAAGAAGGGCTGCCCGACTACGAAGAGGAAATCCTCAAGACCATGGCCAAGCGCGGCCACCAGCCCAATATCAGCTTTTTCGCCTTCACCGCGACACCCAAGTACAGAACGTTGGAGGTCTTTGGCACTCTCGGCGCGGATGGCAAGCCACAACCCTTTCATCTTTACAGCATGCGTCAGGCCATCGACGAGGGTTTCATCCTCGACGTGCTCCAGAATTATACGACCTACAAGACGTATTACCGACTGATCAAGTCCATCGAAGACGATCCCAAGGTGGACAAGCGCAAGGCTGCAAGGGCGCTCGCCCGCTTCATGAGTCTCCACCCGCACAACATCGCCCAGAAAACCGAGGTCATGGTCGAGCATTTCCGCCACTTCACCATGCACAAGATCGGTGGAAAGGCGAAGGCGATGGTGGTCACCTCCAGCCGATTGCACGCGGTGAAGTACAAGCAGGCATTCGATAAGTACATCTCCGAGAAAGGGTACACGGGAATCAAAACGTTGGTTGCCTTCTCCGGCACGGTGATCGATCCGGATGCTCCCGGCGTGGAGTATACGGAAGTCGGTATGAACAAAGGCATCCGGGAAAAGGAACTACCGGAACGTTTCGGGACAGAAGAGTACCAGGTGTTGCTCGTGGCGGAGAAATACCAGACCGGATTCGACCAGCCGCTTCTTCACACTATGTACGTGGACAAAAGGCTCGCAGGAATCCAGGCGGTCCAAACCCTCTCACGGCTTAACCGCACCCATCCGGGCAAGGAAGATACCTTTGTTCTCGACTTCGTCAACGAACCAGAAGAGATACTGAAGGCCTTCCAGCCCTACTACGAGCAAACGATCATCGGCGAAAGGGCGGAGCCGAAGCAGCTTTACGAGCTTCAGGCCAAATTGGACGGACACCAGGTCTACTACAAGGCCGAGGTCGAGGAGTTCTGCAAGGTATTCTACAAACCACGACAGAATCAAACACCCGCCGACCACGCCAGGATGAACGCATGCATTGATCCGGCCGTGAATCGTTACAACGGACTTGAGGAAGAGGTCCGGGAGGAGTTTCGGAAGACGCTGGTCGCTTTCAGAAACCTTTATTCTTTCATGTCGCAGGTGATCCCCTTCCAGGACTCCGATTTGGAAAAGCTGTACTCATACGTCCGGTTTCTGCTTACCAAACTGCCGAGAGATAACCGGGGACCGATCTACAACTTTGATGATGACGTGGCGCTCAAGTTTTACCGTTTGCAAAAGATCGGTGAGGGCTCCATCGTCATGGAGCCAGGAGCCCGATACGAGGTATCGGGGCCGACGTCTGTGGGCACCGGCGTCGCTCGAGGTGATGAGATCGAGCTGTCCAAGCTCATCGACCTTCTCAACGAGCGGTTCGGAACGGAGTTCAAGCCGGGCGACCAATTGTTTTTCGAATCGATACGCGAGGACGCCGTGGCCGACAGCAGCCTCCGTCAAGCCGCGCTCGCTAACACAATGGAGAACTTCGGCTACGTCTTCCGCAAGGCATTGGAGGGCCTTTTTATCGACCGCATGGAGCAGAACGAGGAGATCACGGCAAAATTCATGAACGAGGATCAATTCCGAGAGGCTGTCAGCCAACACCTCCTCAAGGAGGTCTACGAGAAGATCCGGGAGGAGGCTGAAGCCGCCAATGACAAATGA